From Onychomys torridus unplaced genomic scaffold, mOncTor1.1, whole genome shotgun sequence, a single genomic window includes:
- the Pgls gene encoding 6-phosphogluconolactonase, translating into MAAAAPGLISVFSSPQELGASLAQLVAQRAASCLEGGRGRFALGLSGGSLVSMLARDLPAAAAPAGPASLARWTLGFCDERLVPFEHADSTYGLYRTHLLSKLPIPDSQVLTIDPALPVEDAAEDYARKLSQAFQGDDVPVFDLLILGVGPDGHTCSLFPGHPLLQEQEKIVAPISDSPKPPPQRVTLTLPVLNAAQSVIFVATGEGKAAVLKRILEDKDGALPAAMVQPRTGALCWFLDEAAARLLSVPFEKHSTL; encoded by the exons ATGGCCGCAGCCGCGCCGGGGCTCATCTCGGTCTTCTCCAGCCCGCAGGAGTTGGGCGCGTCGCTGGCGCAGCTGGTGGCGCAGCGGGCCGCGAGCTGCCTGGAGGGGGGCCGCGGCCGCTTCGCGCTCGGCCTGTCGGGCGGCAGCCTGGTCTCCATGCTGGCCCGAGACctgcccgccgccgccgctcccGCCGGGCCCGCCAGCTTGGCGCGCTGGACGCTCGGCTTCTGCGACGAGCGCCTCGTGCCCTTCGAGCACGCCGACAGCACGTACGGCCTCTACCGG ACACACCTGCTCTCAAAGCTGCCCATCCCAGACAGCCAGGTCCTCACCATCGATCCTGCCCTGCCCGTGGAGGATGCTGCAGAGGATTATGCCAGGAAACTGAGCCAG GCCTTCCAAGGAGATGATGTCCCTGTGTTTGACCTGCTGATCCTGGGAGTGGGCCCCGATGGCCACACCTGTTCACTCTTCCCTGGTCATCCCCTCCTACAG GAGCAGGAAAAGATCGTGGCTCCCATCAGTGACTCCCCAAAGCCACCGCCGCAGAGAGTGACCCTGACACTCCCCGTGCTGAATGCAGCCCAGAGCGTCATCTTCGTGGCCACCGGGGAAGGCAAGGCAGCTGTGCTGAAG CGCATCCTGGAGGACAAGGACGGCGCGCTGCCCGCCGCCATGGTGCAGCCGCGCACCGGCGCCCTCTGCTGGTTCCTGGACGAGGCGGCCGCGCGGCTGCTGTCGGTGCCCTTCGAGAAGCACTCCACGCTGTAG
- the Niban3 gene encoding protein Niban 3: MGVRPSSPLDKRQQQQLRGQVDGLLRAFLPCYRRQLAAAVLRQISRELEPRETVGSQLSHTKKLPRVREHQGPLTLLWGHPPQWQPTFCVLRGDGRLEWFSQKEEYESGGRPLGSTALTGYTLLTSQREYLCLLDDLCPSSSGDLAQEEPLRVLEEPVSFPLFLAHPFRAHLCFCAGTRGAQRAWRLGLQGAIRLRATVLQRSRVPAACAFLDAVQLYRRRRGFAGGDDATLGSDAEVLSAELMRELLPALRSQTLRGLRGAGRARARACAEFLDAVHATVLARVSAGLRAFQPEKDALLAKLERTVRAEFEQIMQQRAQWAQKLEAEIRDPLEACLCRMVDPQLPQLTLALLSPVEATLGTVRTLLIRGMDRLSHHLHKNPSGTRLRREVYEFGEIPWDPELMQACYREAERNRSHLSQLAEPFGFLGMQSLVFGAQDLAQQLMAAAVTTFLQLADQCLTSALDCSQAAEQLQKVRGLVLKKFTWDSETTRWSFTRDWLLGIFWPFVWSQLVVSSNSEQPEVDGDILAMGCQVLTTEGVCRDVIQGLLLQRIDRELKKSLGASDRVCSPAGCSVSLWLPLGWDMGHPGDSFHFHR, translated from the exons ATGGGGGTGCGGCCCTCCAGCCCCTTGGACAaacggcagcagcagcagctgaggg GTCAAGTGGACGGCCTGCTGCGGGCCTTCTTGCCCTGTTACCGCAGGCAGCTAGCTGCAGCCGTGCTGAGGCAGATCTCCAGGGAGCTAGAACCCCGGGAGACGGTCGGAAGCCAGCTGTCCCACACCAAA AAGCTGCCTCGAGTCCGGGAGCACCAGGGACCCTTGACCTTGCTGTGGGGCCACCCACCACAGTGGCAACCCACCTTCTGTGTCCTGCGGGGGGATGGACGTCTGGAATGGTTCAGCCAAAAGGAG GAGTATGAGTCTGGGGGCCGTCCACTGGGCTCCACAGCCCTGACCGGGTACACGCTGCTCACTTCCCAGCGTGAATACCTCTGCCTTTTGGATGACCTCTGCCCAAGCTCCTCTG GAGACCTCGCTCAGGAGGAGCCGCTGAGGGTGCTGGAGGAGCCGGTGAGCTTCCCGCTCTTCCTCGCGCACCCTTTCCGGGCTCACCTTTGCTTCTGTGCGGGCACTCGAGGAGCGCAGCGCGCCTGGAGGCTCGGCCTGCAGGGTGCCATCCGGCTGAGAGCCACCG TCCTGCAGCGCAGCCGGGTGCCCGCGGCCTGCGCCTTCCTGGACGCCGTGCAGCTCTATCGACGACGCCGGGGCTTTGCCGGTGGCGATGACGCGACACTGGGCTCCGATGCGGAG GTGCTGAGCGCCGAGCTGATGCGGGAACTGTTGCCGGCGCTGCGCTCACAGACGCTGCGGGGCCTGCGGGGTGCGGGGCGCGCCCGGGCCCGGGCCTGCGCCGAG TTCCTCGACGCTGTGCACGCGACGGTCCTGGCCCGGGTATCCGCAGGGCTGCGCGCATTCCAGCCAGAAAAAGACGCGCTGCTGGCGAAGCTCGAGAGGACAGTGCGCGCGGAGTTCGAGCAGATCATGCAGCAGCGAGCCCAGTGGGCGCAGAAACTAGAAG CCGAGATCCGGGACCCCCTGGAGGCATGCCTGTGCCGCATGGTGGATCCGCAACTGCCCCAGCTTACCCTTGCACTGCTGAGCCCTGTGGAAGCCACCCTCGGAACGGTTCGGACTCTCCTCATCCGGGGCATGGACCGGCTGTCTCACCACCTGCACAAGAACCCTTCTGGCACACGGCTACGCAGGGAG GTTTATGAATTTGGGGAGATACCTTGGGACCCAGAGCTGATGCAGGCCTGCTATCGGGAGGCGGAGAGAAACCGCAGCCACCTGTCCCAGCTGGCTGAACCATTTGGCTTCCTGGGGATGCAGAGCCTGGTGTTTGGGGCCCAAGATCTTGCACAACAG CTCATGGCGGCCGCCGTTACCACCTTCCTACAACTGGCTGACCAATGCCTGACCTCGGCTCTGGACTGCAGCCAGGCAGCTGAGCAGCTGCAGAAAGTCAGGGGCCTCGTGCTGAAG AAGTTCACCTGGGACAGTGAGACCACTCGATGGAGCTTCACCAGGGACTGGCTGCTGGGAATCTTCTGGCCCTTTGTGTGGAGCCAGCTTGTGGTGAGCTCTAACTCG GAACAGCCTGAGGTGGATGGGGACATCCTGGCCATGGGCTGCCAGGTTCTGACCACTGAAGGTGTCTGCAGGGACGTCATCCAGGGCCTCCTTCTGCAGAGGATTGACAGAG AGTTGAAAAAGAGTCTTGGTGCCAGTGACAGAGTGTGCTCTCCAGCTGGCTGCTCAGTATCCCTGTG GCTACCCCTGGGTTGGGACATGGGACATCCAGGTGACAGTTTTCATTTCCACAGATGA
- the Slc27a1 gene encoding long-chain fatty acid transport protein 1 isoform X2 yields MRAPGAGTASVASLALLWLLGLPWTWSAAAAFGVYVGGGGWRFLRIVCKTARRDLFGLSVLIRVRLELRQHRRAGDTIPRIFQAVVQRQPERLALVDASSGVCWTFAQLDTYSNAVANLFCQLGFAPGDVVAVFLEGRPEFVGLWLGLAKAGVVAALLNVNLRREPLAFCLGTSAAKALIYGGEMAAAVAEVSEQLGKSLLKFCLGDLGPESVLPDTQLLDPILAEAPTTPLAQAPGKGMDDRLFYIYTSGTTGLPKAAIVVHSRYYRIAAFGHHSYSMRPADVLYDCLPLYHSAGNIMGVGQCVIYGLTVVLRKKFSASRFWDDCVKYNCTVVQYIGEICRYLLRQPVREVERRHRVRLAVGNGLRPAIWEEFAQRFGVRQIGEFYGATECNCSIANMDGKVGSCGFNSRILTHVYPIRLVKVNEDTMEPLRDAQGLCIPCQPGEPGLLVGQINQQDPLRRFDGYVSDSATSKKIAHSVFRKGDSAYLSGDVLVMDELGYMYFRDRSGDTFRWRGENVSTTEVEAVLSRLLGQTDVAVYGVAVPGVEGKAGMAAIADPHSQLDPNSMYQELQKVLASYARPIFLRLLHQMDTTGTFKIQKTRLQREGFDPRQTSDQLFFLDMKQGRYLPLDEAVHSRICAGDFSL; encoded by the exons CGGCCTCTCAGTTCTGATTCGTGTGCGGCTGGAGCTGCGGCAACACAGGCGCGCGGGAGACACGATTCCGCGCATCTTCCAGGCAGTGGTCCAGCGACAGCCGGAGCGCCTAGCGCTGGTGGACGCGAGCAGCGGTGTGTGCTGGACCTTTGCACAGCTGGACACCTACTCCAATGCGGTGGCCAACCTGTTCTGCCAGCTGGGCTTTGCACCAGGCGATGTGGTGGCTGTGTTCCTGGAGGGCCGGCCTGAGTTCGTGGGGTTATGGCTGGGCCTGGCCAAGGCTGGTGTGGTGGCAGCGCTGCTCAACGTCAACCTGAGGAGGGAACCCCTGGCTTTCTGCCTGGGCACATCAGCTGCCAAGGCCCTCATTTATGGTGGGGAGATGGCGGCAG CGGTGGCGGAGGTGAGCGAGCAGCTGGGGAAGAGCCTCCTCAAGTTCTGCTTGGGAGACCTGGGACCTGAGAGCGTCCTGCCCGACACGCAGCTCCTGGACCCCATTCTCGCCGAGGCGCCCACCACACCCCTGGCACAAGCACCAGGCAAGGGCATGGATG ATCGGCTGTTCTACATCTATACTTCGGGAACCACAGGGCTTCCTAAGGCGGCCATTGTGGTGCACAGCAG GTACTACCGCATCGCAGCCTTCGGCCACCACTCCTACAGCATGCGGCCAGCTGACGTGCTCTATGACTGCCTGCCACTCTACCACTCGGCAG GGAACATCATGGGTGTGGGACAGTGCGTCATCTACGGGCTGACTGTGGTGCTTCGGAAGAAGTTCTCTGCCAGCCGTTTCTGGGACGACTGTGTCAAGTACAACTGCACG GTGGTGCAGTACATCGGGGAGATCTGCCGCTACCTGCTGAGGCAGCCGGTTCGCGAGGTGGAGCGGCGGCACCGGGTGCGCCTGGCCGTGGGGAACGGGCTGCGGCCAGCCATCTGGGAGGAGTTCGCGCAGCGCTTCGGCGTGCGGCAGATCGGCGAGTTCTACGGCGCCACCGAGTGCAACTGCAGCATCGCCAACATGGACGGCAAG GTCGGCTCCTGCGGCTTCAACAGCCGCATCCTCACGCACGTGTACCCCATCCGCCTGGTCAAGGTGAATGAGGACACGATGGAGCCGCTGAGGGACGCCCAGGGCCTATGCATCCCGTGCCAGCCTG GGGAGCCCGGACTTCTCGTGGGTCAGATCAACCAGCAGGACCCTCTGCGACGCTTCGATGGCTACGTTAGCGACAGCGCCACCAGCAAGAAGATCGCCCACAGCGTCTTCCGCAAGGGCGACAGTGCCTACCTCTCAG GTGATGTGCTGGTGATGGACGAGCTGGGCTACATGTATTTCCGTGACCGCAGCGGGGACACCTTCCGCTGGCGCGGGGAGAATGTGTCCACCACGGAGGTGGAAGCCGTGCTGAGCCGCCTGCTGGGCCAGACGGACGTGGCCGTGTACGGGGTGGCCGTGCCAG GAGTGGAGGGCAAAGCCGGCATGGCGGCCATTGCGGATCCCCACAGCCAGTTGGACCCTAACTCCATGTACCAGGAATTGCAGAAGGTTCTGGCCTCCTATGCCCGGCCCATCTTCCTGCGTCTTCTGCACCAGATGGACACCACAG gcaCCTTCAAGATCCAGAAGACCCGGCTGCAACGTGAAGGCTTCGACCCACGCCAGACCTCAGACCAGCTCTTCTTCCTGGACATGAAACAAGGCCGCTACCTGCCCCTGGACGAGGCAGTCCACAGCCGCATCTGTGCTGGGGACTTCTCGCTCTGA